A single region of the Vicia villosa cultivar HV-30 ecotype Madison, WI linkage group LG4, Vvil1.0, whole genome shotgun sequence genome encodes:
- the LOC131595411 gene encoding RPM1-interacting protein 4-like: MENLEAFNKNVNADEAKSSHTYSHKANSSSMEKGSQEVLRNNSTRHSHGRSRGSKGSFTSEFGSESRHNDHSATNKASQSVHKRSVSKGVSSNIGSFSSSNHSRHRNGRHSFNDHGDDKATIVPEFGNWDVTDPKSGEGYTVMFNKIKEERQITSSHRIPPHNNGSNMKNQYDGSSFSLSKYCCCLFTSESK; the protein is encoded by the exons ATGGAAAATCTAGAGGCCTTCAACAAAAATGTTAACGCTGACGAAGCAAAATCCTCTCATACTTACTCTCACAAAGCAAATTCAAGTTCAATGGAGAAAGGAAGCCAAGAAGTACTGAGAAACAATTCTACACGCCATTCCCATGGACGAAGCAGGGGAAGTAAAGGTAGCTTTACATCAGAGTTTGGCAGCGAAAGTCGCCATAATGATCACTCTGCCACCAACAAAGCTTCACAATCAGTTCACAAAAGGAGTGTGTCCAAAGGAGTTAGTAGCAACATCGGTAGCTTCTCTTCATCAAATCATAGCAGACATAGAAACGGAAGGCACTCTTTTAACGACCACGGG GACGATAAAGCAACGATAGTACCTGAATTCGGTAATTGGGATGTAACAGACCCGAAATCAGGAGAAGGTTATACTGTTATgttcaacaaaataaaagaagaaagacAAATCACGTCTAGCCACAGGATTCCACCGCATAACAACGGTTCAAATATGAAGAATCAATATGATGGATCTTCTTTCAGTTTATCTAAG TATTGTTGCTGTTTGTTTACGAGCGAAAGCAAATGA